ggccagtcacgtatctcccagcttaaccaacctcacagggttgctgtgagaataacagtaagcatgtacactgctctaggctccttggaggaagatgttCTATGTTCTTACATAGAAGTGTAAGAACaaaaacagaatttttaaaaaatcattgaaaaGGAAGCGGCAGTCAGGAAGAGGCATCCCCTTTTGAAAAAAGGTTATCTTGCACCTCTAGTCAAACGAGGGGAAGTTATTTACCCATTTGCAGAATTTGCCTTCAGCCAGCTGGAAAATGAGCTGCTAAGCACAAGGCATTTATTGAGTGGCGCCCAAGAGGGAAGCCATTCCTGCTCCTAGATACCTGATGTCTTCATCCGTCACCATGAAGGCTTTGCAGAGGGGCTGCGAGGTGTTCAGCCAGACGCCCGGATTCTTCTCCACTGCAGCAGAAAGCTGCCCAGTGATGGGCATCGTGCTGGTGTGCAAGGCGCTGGCGATGGCAGAAAGGAGGGTCTCGTCGGTACAGCCGGGCCCCACGCCTAAGAGGCAGCAGGACAAAAGGACAGGTCAGATGAGGtgagctcctctttcctctcccactaGAGAGACTACTGACACCCTCTCTGCTTGCTTGGCAGCTGAACGGCTTACCAGCACTCCCGAGGCCTCAAAAATGCAATTATTTGGGACCCCAATTGACCAGGGTGCTTTGAAGGTCTTGCCTTTCTAAATCCAAGGCCCTGTTGCCTGGCAaagcaaggggaggagagctgatcttgcggtagcaagcatcaaCTGTCCCTTTGACTAAGCATAAtgtgccccagtttgcatttgaatgggagactattgcTGCAAGAGATTTCCTGTAGagcagcctgctcaactttgccccccccctgcagttttttggactacaactcccataaatcccagccacagtggccagcagccagggattatgggagttgtaggccaacatctgcaggaggaaggAGGCTGAGGAGCCATGCTACAGAAGATGGGGGtgcagctcagtggaggagcagaaggtcccaagttaaaTCCTTGgtagcacctccaggtagggccgggagagactcctgcctcaacctttggagaagccgctgtcagtctgggtagacaatactgggctagatagaccaagggcagcttcctatgaggcaGGTAGCTCTTTAGagcagggctttttcagtggtggccccctTTGGCTCCCATCCCACCTTCCTTCCAGCCatttgttctattctacaatccttgtcttcttggttccatgtaatattctaattttctgggattgtggatttggggttttcatgagctgtacgccatgatcatcacaattataacaaattaaggcttgacttatctcgctttgcaggtaatgcgtctgtctcatatatcagtttcaccttttaatttgcattactgaaattaatggacttttgcacgatattctaattttccgagtttcacctgtatatagctAACTCCTGAGATATCTTTCTATGGCTTTTAACAATATATTGCATTATGATTGGTTTTATTAACACTATGTTTATActgagttttaaaaatacattttatatttttatacacacactaCTTGTAGCAATTTACATATTTTGTAGAATTGGCTCTGAAGAAGagcgctgcccccccccaaaagcaatACTGAACCAGTTTTATAAACGTGTACTAATAGACACATTGAGCAAACCCGTCAGCACTTTGGGagttccccccaccgccccctttTTAGCCTTTGACCAGTCAAATGCCCCACCCAAATCCCAGGCCTTGGGCACTCAGCGCCCTGGCTGTTGCCGTCACCTAGGGCCCCAATTCGATTCACTTGCTAAAATGTAAAGCCCGCCCCGTGGTGGATCAGCCCATCCAACAACTGCAGCCATCCAGTTCAAGTACCTTGCAACCCCTTCGGAAGGTCCATCGTTTTCACCAGCTCCTCTGCAATATCAAAGGCATTCAGCCCGCTGAGCTTCTTCTCCCaaaagagctgagagagagagaaaggatgcTCAGTCAACTGGTTTCTCTTACTTGCACCACCCACGACACTCTGGGAGGCCACACTCTGTGTCCCACCAGAACCGGACTGAGTTGGTGGAAATGCTGGACAGTGTCCTTTTGGCTGCTGCACCCAGCCTGTGGAACTCCTTGCCCCAGGAGGTTTGCTCCACACCTCCAACAGCATTTGGCAAAGCCGTGCCAACAGGCCTGAAGGGCTTCTCCCTTGAGTTATACTCTTGCTACTCTCTTCTGCGCATTTGTGATCACAACAGGAACTCTGCCTTATAACCTAAGTCAAGACTATTCATCCATTGTGCTCTCATCCATGCCGACTATCAGCGGCTCTCCAGGTTGCCAGGCAGTGGTTTCCAAGCCTCAATTGGAGATGCCACCAGAAATTAAACCTGCCTATGGTATGTACAACATTTGGGGACAATGAACTAACTGGGCACTGCCCACTTAAGTACAGCCCAGCTGTACTTCAAGCTCCATTCCCACATTCCTTTGTCTAGGGAGGAAAGCGGGTCTTGCggtttgcaaagcagggtccaccctggcttgcatttgaatgggagacatttgtgagcactgtaagatagggggctgctctgagaagagcctctgcatgcagaaggttccaagttccctccctggcagcatctccaagatagggctgagagagactcctgcctgcagccttggagaagctgctgccagtctgtgttgtagacaatactgagctagatggaccaatggtcagactcagaatatggctgcttcctatgttcctaggacagGGTtacacaactcccatcagccctcactactggccactgtggaaggggatgatgggagctgcagtccataAACAGTccgagggccaaaattgtgcaggcCTGACCTAGGAGAAGCCCTGCGGCAGGCCTGAATTAGGAGCCCTGCCAGGGAGCTACATTTAAAGTTTGTGAGAGTGAATTAGCTAAGCTACAAACATCTTTCTGGAGCTGGAATTCAAGGTTTGACGATGCATAGCGGAGAGCTGGGTGgcggaggcccgagttcaaattcctgcgCTCTGGGTTGCTGTAGGCAAATCACTGTCACAGGATGCACACAGAACAAATGTTGACAGCAAAACAAGCCAGAATCCTTACCTGGCGGGGCTGGTCAACTGCCTTTTGGGGGTCAGTCTTCACCTTATTACTGGGGTGGTTTGTGATTTTTGTGACAGGCTGTTTGAAGATTGAAGCTGTCTGTCTGACAGGGAGGGCTGTGTTCAAATCTGGCTTGCCCTAAAATGGGAGATttggagagtggggggaaagagaagattgaAAGCAGACATTAGCTTTATTCACAGGTTATCTTCAACGctcatacacaggtacagatgtaaccaagttcacttttaaaaccaacacaggtacagccatccaaacaaaaacatgtacaagtgtacagatacctgtacactcatacaatgtctgaatagctgccttaaaagaaaaaaacaaaccaatgtGTAACTTTGGGCTGGTGCTCCAGGAAAAAGCCAGAGAAAAAACCGTTCTACAAATCATCCATGTTTAAGAGCATAAAAGTTGCAGAAGAAGACACCCAACCCAACAAACACCCAGACTTGGGTTAGCTACGGCACTGCCAAGGTCCAATCCCCCGTCACCTTGGCCTGGCTGGAACAGTCGTAGCGCATCCGCTGCCGGTTCTTGTTCACTTTGCTCATCAGCATCTTCCCCGTGCGGAAGTCAAACGTGCTCAAGTCCATGGAGTTCCCCAGGTAGCGGGCCAGCTGGGGCTTGCTGCGGAATTTCTTCCCGCTTGGGCTGATATGTGGAcaagaggagtggggaggagagaaagaaaattacAGCTCTCGATCTTTCTGCCAACGCTATGGTCACCTTCTGGCCAAGCAAGCACATGGCGCGTTTGCAAGCTGCCCCTCTTGATACCAGGGTTAGTATGCGGGTCTGCTGACCATGGTCAAGGCCGCCACCAAGTCAAGAATCCCCATGCAACAGGTGCGCGGAGGGCATCGTTCTCACAAGTACctaagggaccgcctgctcccaagggctgctgctcgtttgatgaggtcatctgagggtgctctgctccgggtgccgacaatgaggaaggctcggttgtcgtgctcgcgggacagggccttctctgttgctgcccccagattctggaatgctctcccggtggctatttgctcctcggtctccatcacaggctttagaaagcatgttaaatcttggctttttatccaggcttttatgtgattgtctctgttgctgcttcttctttgtatattgtatggttattttatgcctgtattttaaatctttttagtcagacaCATTTTTTGTAttatcttaatattttaactgtattttatagtcttgttttaatttttctgtgcaaactgccttgggattgttttaatgaaaggcggtatataaatgtaacaaatacataaatacccACTTCGGGCTCTAGATAAAAGGCCAGTTCACAGTTCTcctctcacaaccagtgagaaacCATGCAAAAAGTAGTCACTATGGTGGGGGCCCCAGACGTTGCTAGCAGTGATTCTCCCAAGCAtggtgtattcccccccccctagaATTTGCAGCGGGGGCCTCTCGCCCACCAGGTGCTTCAAGCAGCCATCAACATCAAGACAAGTCAATTTCACGGGAGCAAAACATACCACCACAGGTGCCTCCAACATTGCCTGCCAAACCATTCCGAAATATTGGACAAGGCAGCTAGGGGTTCCAAAGCCCCTTAACTGGTCAGATGGCCCGCAGACAGTTCAGGTGCAAAGGGGGTGCCAAGAGACCTCCAGTTCTCACCTTGTGGAAAGCAGCAGGCCCAGAACCACCTGGATGGTCTCATCTGTGCTTCTGCTCTGCACAAAAGATGTGAGACAAGGCTTTGGAAAAAGAGGTGGCTGCAGAAAGCCATggcagaggtgtataaaatgaggCATGGAGTAGAGCaagtggacagagatagcttTTCCACATGACTTGGCCCCTTTACTAGAGGTGGGAGGACTGTAAGGTGGGGCGGGATGGAGCACTTAGgggatggaagagcatctgcatatttgcatggttccaagttccctccctggcagcatgtccaagataaggctgaggcagcctcctgcctgcaattttggagaagccgctgccagacggtgtagaccagggtttcttaatcttgggccccttAATCTtgtagctgttggactacagctcccatcatcctcagccacaaaggccatatctgggggtgatgggagttgtagtccaacatcatctaggggcccaaggttaagaaaccctggtgtagacagtactgagctagatagatcaagggtctgactcgcttcctatgttcctaacggatggccaggaaatgtaggaccaacaaaaggaagttctttttcatgATCAATCAatttaattctctgccacaggatgcggtgatggccactagcttagatggctttaaaaggggcttagaccaattcatggaggacatgtctatcaatggctactagtcgggtggctataggtcacctccaacttcagaggcaagatgccccagaatcccagttgcaggggagcaatggggGAGAGAGGGTGTGCGCTCagctctcgcctgtgggcttcccagaggcattgtgTGGGAAACGGGGGTCTGGAAtggacaggccttgggcctgatccagcagggctgttcttatgagtctgCAGGGGGTCTTAAAGCCCAGGCAGATCTCTCTGTGCTGGAAGAATGGTGTGTCACATGCCACTGGGTTGCTCGATTACTTCATCTCAGTCATTTTTGGAGAACATAAGGTGGGAAAATGGAGCCAGGATAAGAGGCTAGCCCTCAGCAAATGCTCGataccagtattccctctaaggcgtgtgcgcgctcacacatttttttatgtccgctcagttaactttagatcccgcTCTGGTTTAatcagaaggccccactctgaatgcacatgcgcgcacacactgccttggtaccgCCACACAGAACAGGacacattccacacacagaagaaTCTCTGATTCTTAaaatctgacaattttttaaaagcactagaaaacccacctcttcagccaagctctttcagctttttaaatttaagttttaactggtttttaatttttagattgccttaatcgttttaagatttttgtgtatgttttaaattgttttatgtcgttaaccgcccagagatgaaagtttgggcggtgtacaaatttgacaaatacaaaagaagaaaataaaataagagaacATTGTTCGTTACTCCTCTGGCATTCAGATCTTGGCCTTGCTATTCCTCTGAAAAGCCAGTGGGGTTTGTAGGCTGGGTCCAATGGCTCAAATTGAGAGGAATGTTTGCAGGCTTATTCTCAAAGCTGGTTGTAAGGCTGCTCCTTCTCATCCCAATCtatcatctcataggaacataggaagctgccatatactgagtcagaccattggtctatctagctcagtattgtcttcacagactggcagcagcttctccaaggttgcaggcaggaatctctctcatccctatcttggggatgctgccagggagggaacttgggaccttctgctcttcccagagcggccccatcccctgaggggaatatcttgcagtgctcacacgtcaagtctcccattcagatgcaaccagggcagaccctgcttagctatggggacaagtcatgcttgctaccacaagaccagttctcctctcctcatccCATATGAAGCTTCCAAAtgagtcaggctcttggtccCTCTAAGCCACtactgtcaactctgactggcagcagttccccaAGACTTCTCAGAACCTGCTACCTGATCCCTTTGCAGGGGGGAAAGAAGTGTCTTCAGTTCAAACATGTGCCTCCCAGATataagttctctctctctttctctccaattTGCTACTAAGGGCAAACATCCAGCTTAGTTactcatgactaagcaccactgaagccAATAGGACAAGTTTGTCTCAACTATGTTCTTCCATttccaatgggacttagtcatggcGAACTTCATCCAGATGTTGCCATCTGTACTGGTTATTGTTCAAGGTTTAGGGGTGCTGTAAACAAACGTAAACCCACCCCCGGCCTCCCTTGAACTATCAAGCTGTATCTTGCTTCTGAAATAAGAAAACTGGTTGAATACAAGCTCACGTGAAAATGCACACCAGGCTGGAGATGCCAGCATCTGGACTGGGGCTTCTACATCGCAGGCCCTCTCCCAAAAACCTAGAATCCCGACACCCCACCTTCCTTCCACTACAAAACTCCACAAACAAAGAgtccgtcccccccacccctgcagacgGCCATCCAGCAAGGCTTACATTTCAGCAAGCCAGCTGCCATTCGGAGACCATGCCTTGAGAGCCTGCCCAGTTCTCCCAACTTTTTGTCAAGTTACACTTGGGGCCCGAAGACGGACATCCACACAGGCAACGCCAGACAGTCCTTCCGGCGGCACGGCACGTGCGCTCCAACACAAAAACTTTGCAAAACCATCCGCACTCGGGGCTGGGCGGCTCACTCCCCGCTGGAAGGCCCCCTCCGCGGCGGAGAGAAGAAAGGCAGCTGCCGAGCGCCGGCCGGGGCAATTTTGCACGCCCGTCTGCTGAAAAGCACGCTGGCACTGTCGAGGTTTCCACGGCTGGCCCCCAGCGCTGGCCCCAAGAAAAGGCAgcctggggagccccccccccgccccgcgcgtGTGCTTTTATTTAAGGTGCAGAGCGTTGCCTGCAATCCACAGACTTCTttgaggcaggtggggggagcagaggaaagAGAATGCAGGGCGGCCTATTCAGCCCTCTGCGCCGCCGGCTCCAGATGTCCACCCCGCATGGGCCAGCAGCCGGCTCTTTGTTCCTTTATGGCCTGCTCACAAGAGGAGAGTCCTGCTTGCAAAAGGCCACTTAGCagtgcctcgcctcctcctcctcctcgctacGCTCAGCAGCACCCTGCACACAACATCTGCAGAGCCTGGAAGAACAAGCAGCTTTTAGTGTCTGGGtttgtttaaaaagcatttcTAAAGAAGCAGAATAAAACTAAGTGGTATAGAGGGATAGTTTGCTAACTGgcaaagaacagcccttctgtgtCAAATGGTCTGCTGAAGGGCccttgcaaaggattctgggaaatgCTCTAGGCCAACGTGCTGAAGCTGACTTTGAGCCGATCATGACTtcccagcctcacctacctcacagggctgttggtgGAATAAAAtagcagagggggagagagaacccCAAGCTCTTTGAAGGAAAACCAGGATATAAACAGGATGAAGTAaagagtcaatttcgactcctggcgcccacagagccctgtggttgccttgggtagaatacaggaggggctgaccattgcctcctcccactcagtatgagatgatgatgccttccagcatcttcctagatcgctgctgcccgatacaggggtttcccatagtctgggaaacagaccagaggggattcgaagcCAATCGAAAAAcccagttggggttttttttggttgggggggggcaaagaaaACCCCAACAATTTAACCACATGCAGTAATTTTTACTTAACTGGAGGTGCTTTCACATAATTTCTACCGAGTCAGTCTCTTGgtccagctcagaattgtctgctctgactggcagcactctccagggtttcgggggggggggggctttccccagccctacctgacaatgctgccaggaactaatctaatctaatctaccACAGCAAGGCATCCTAAGTATTTTCCCATAGCCTCCAGGAACCCTGCAAGCCAGGACCTAAAGGACGCGGCCATCCCTTGCTGCTGTATTTACAGCATTccatattcagaggtatactgcatTTGCCCATGGAAGTTCTATATAGCTTGCATATCTAGTAACCTTAGGACCTCCTCCTCCATGGCGGTCTCTAATCCTCTTAAAGGCCTTGTGTGTGGCTGTCTCTATATCTTGCAGCAGTGAGGGCCACAAATTATTGATGTTTTGTGTGAAAGAGTCTAACCCAGccctattaataataatttaatttatataccacccaactccagaggctctaggcagtttacaaaaatctccctacttggagaggctgcctgggattaaacctgggaccttctgcatgcaaagggggGCCTTtgccactgacctacagccccgGCCCCCTCTTCTTTGAGGAGTGTAGGCAGCTTTATATGGTTCCTATCAGTCTCCCAGGGCACCACCAGGAATTAGACAGCCCTCTAGGTGTGGAATAACTGGACCCCACAGGTTGACTTCCGGACTCTGGGAGTTACTTTGGCTTTTACCAGGGATCCACCAAGGTGCCGAAGACCAGCTCATAGAGGTGGACGGGCATTTAGGGTTAAGGGAAGGGGTACTTCCGAGCACACGTCAAGTCCAGGAATTTGTTCCCAGCACCAGGACTGAACTGGCAAAAAGCTCAACTCGCTATAGAGAAAGTCATCCTTGGTCCAGCAACACAATTTTtttagaaaaggggggggggattgaggCTTTTCGTGTGGGTATAGTTACACGAATTGGAGTCAGAAGCCTGTACTGATCTACTGCAAGCCACACAGAGACCTACTGGGAGATCCCAACCCAATTTCTGCTGCTCTGGTGTGAGAAGCAGGAAGCCTAAGCGCACGCCATGTGCCACTATGCAAGATGATGCATGAGCGCACATATGCACTCAtgcgcgcacacatacacacacacaaaattgaaCA
Above is a window of Hemicordylus capensis ecotype Gifberg chromosome 2, rHemCap1.1.pri, whole genome shotgun sequence DNA encoding:
- the MBD3 gene encoding methyl-CpG-binding domain protein 3 isoform X1, yielding METEEQIATGRAFQNLGAATEKALSREHDNRAFLIVGTRSRAPSDDLIKRAAALGSRRSLSPSGKKFRSKPQLARYLGNSMDLSTFDFRTGKMLMSKVNKNRQRMRYDCSSQAKGKPDLNTALPVRQTASIFKQPVTKITNHPSNKVKTDPQKAVDQPRQLFWEKKLSGLNAFDIAEELVKTMDLPKGLQGVGPGCTDETLLSAIASALHTSTMPITGQLSAAVEKNPGVWLNTSQPLCKAFMVTDEDIRKQEELVQQVRKRLEEALMADMLAHVEEIARDGEAPTEKTGGDEDGEEEEEEEEEDPDRSQEMESV
- the MBD3 gene encoding methyl-CpG-binding domain protein 3 isoform X5, with translation MDLSTFDFRTGKMLMSKVNKNRQRMRYDCSSQAKGKPDLNTALPVRQTASIFKQPVTKITNHPSNKVKTDPQKAVDQPRQLFWEKKLSGLNAFDIAEELVKTMDLPKGLQGVGPGCTDETLLSAIASALHTSTMPITGQLSAAVEKNPGVWLNTSQPLCKAFMVTDEDIRKQEELVQQVRKRLEEALMADMLAHVEEIARDGEAPTEKTGGDEDGEEEEEEEEEDPDRSQEMESV
- the MBD3 gene encoding methyl-CpG-binding domain protein 3 isoform X4, with the protein product MDRKSPSGKKFRSKPQLARYLGNSMDLSTFDFRTGKMLMSKVNKNRQRMRYDCSSQAKGKPDLNTALPVRQTASIFKQPVTKITNHPSNKVKTDPQKAVDQPRQLFWEKKLSGLNAFDIAEELVKTMDLPKGLQGVGPGCTDETLLSAIASALHTSTMPITGQLSAAVEKNPGVWLNTSQPLCKAFMVTDEDIRKQEELVQQVRKRLEEALMADMLAHVEEIARDGEAPTEKTGGDEDGEEEEEEEEEDPDRSQEMESV
- the MBD3 gene encoding methyl-CpG-binding domain protein 3 isoform X2, producing the protein MDRKRWECSALPQGWKREEVTRKSGLSAGKSDVYYYSPSGKKFRSKPQLARYLGNSMDLSTFDFRTGKMLMSKVNKNRQRMRYDCSSQAKGKPDLNTALPVRQTASIFKQPVTKITNHPSNKVKTDPQKAVDQPRQLFWEKKLSGLNAFDIAEELVKTMDLPKGLQGVGPGCTDETLLSAIASALHTSTMPITGQLSAAVEKNPGVWLNTSQPLCKAFMVTDEDIRKQEELVQQVRKRLEEALMADMLAHVEEIARDGEAPTEKTGGDEDGEEEEEEEEEDPDRSQEMESV
- the MBD3 gene encoding methyl-CpG-binding domain protein 3 isoform X3, with product MAKAPGSPGGPRGSPRCPPLGPSGKKFRSKPQLARYLGNSMDLSTFDFRTGKMLMSKVNKNRQRMRYDCSSQAKGKPDLNTALPVRQTASIFKQPVTKITNHPSNKVKTDPQKAVDQPRQLFWEKKLSGLNAFDIAEELVKTMDLPKGLQGVGPGCTDETLLSAIASALHTSTMPITGQLSAAVEKNPGVWLNTSQPLCKAFMVTDEDIRKQEELVQQVRKRLEEALMADMLAHVEEIARDGEAPTEKTGGDEDGEEEEEEEEEDPDRSQEMESV